DNA sequence from the Dreissena polymorpha isolate Duluth1 chromosome 3, UMN_Dpol_1.0, whole genome shotgun sequence genome:
TGGTAAGTGTACTATGTACATGATATGTATATGATATAGATCTATTCATTGAGCATACTGctaattaatattttacaatgtTCCTCTAGATATTTGGATCGTAAATTGTAGGTACATGTTACAGAATTATGATATTAGTATAATCTACATTGTACATTACATTAATATGAATAGTATCCATTTTAATGTCTATTCATGTTCGTGGCAATACAAATTTAGTTTTACAACGCGTACCGCTTTTACGTTTTCAGTCAATATTCGCCTAAACGTATTGTATAGCACTACGTAATCATAGACTCTCGTGCTTTTCGATTTACTTCTAAACTTTATCATCCACGTTATCTTATCAATATGTTTCGATATGATCGCACAATAGGTCAACACACCTTGATTAGAATGACtgataattatgttttaaaagcGTCGGATTATTGAAGAGCATACAACTTGCTCCAATAGTACTCGAAGCTTTAAATTGAAATTCTTAAACATTCCTACGTCTGTGTATATTCGGGCTACATTACGGGACAACGTTATTGGATTACAATTACAACTTAAAGAAATACAAACAAGTAATAGCTCAGCCCAAAATAATAAGCATGAGTAATGTACACTAACACGATTTTTAGCACATTTCACAAATGAGATTTAGACATAATTACTTCAGGACTTACTTTAACCAGTTTCAAATTACCATCAGAGTTGTTTTTAAAGGACAGTTATCGCTGTCTACTAAACAATTTGAATTGCTTAATACTTTTACTAGTTTTATGTCCCGTTCGAAGGCACAAATTCACATATTTGCGAgtttataataatgttatttttagcCGTTTCATATGTATCCACAATGTTAATAGAAACGATcgaaatatatttcatattgatatataattgagaattttagtgtgtgtttttttacagaataCCATGAAGCTGAAAAGTATACATATTGCAAACAACAGTCACAGGTAGCTAACACTTGTTTCTGTTGTGGTAAACAACCGCATCCGAAGCCAATTCCGCAAAACCatggtttaaacaaataatacctACTCTATGATTGTatgtattgtttcttttttttagaaTTCAAGTAGTTCTGTTATTTTGCCTTAAATTGGTATTAGTTGTAGATATAGCTTTTTGTAGTTAATGAGCAGGTCTTTAAAGCAACAATATGATATATGTTCCTCAATTAGCGTGATTGTGAACATTCAATCAAGAACTCCTTTGTTGCGTGAATATAATTCATAATATCGTTTTCAGGTTCAAATTATATTTGGAACTATTAGAAAAGGAACATcagaataatataaaatgtcaAGTAATCCAAATCACCACATCCTTAAATAAACGTTTGATATGAACTATTCCGTAGTGTAAAAGCGACGTCTTAATACTGCTTTAGCTTGTTCATCTTGTTCGGTAAGGGACAACTACTTACCGTATGAACATTTCTTTTTGTAACTTTGTACGGCTAGTTTTAACCGAAACAGTCCTTCGTATCGTTTGAATGCATATTTCAGAACAAATGCAATCCGGTCTCCTATTACATGCCTTCAATTCAAACCGATATTTGCCAAGGCGCATTACATTCAATAGAAATAGACGACCGGGTTTACATAGTTTTTTGCCATTTGTGAAGGAGTGGTTTTTGCGCTGGTAGGCTCTTTTATTTATAAATCGTAAAAATAGGGAAATATGAATTCCTTTATGCcactttttctataaaaaaaatcgtattttatTGAAGATTTACAAACATTTATCTATAATCAGTGTATTATGATCATGGACCTTCAGCAATTTATATTAATAGATATGAGAATGTTAAACTCAAAGTTAAGAACTGAGACTGGAGTTTCATTGTTTGCTCAACGACTTCTTTATTTTTACTGGTGCCCAGTATTATGAGTGTATCACTAAATGTCATTTGCTTAAATTATGCGAGCTTAGACAAACTTAACTGCAAGTtgctatatttttatatttaacggTTTTAATGTCTTGTTTTTACACACAAACTAAAGTTATTATTATACTTATGTACTACTGTCATACAGGTTTATCTAATTTATTGCAGTTTTGATTTTGTATGGTTTGTTTCAGACGAACgaaatatttgcaaataaattatatacGACGCAACTCGGTACGTATGCAATTGTGTGGCCAATTTAACTTTTAGTAGAGGGGGGactaggcttctgggacagaaccgtttcccttccgttttccttccgtgtcccaggaaattctatatataaatgtataggtaaataatatctttttcaagatattatatatccttccgtgtcccaggaaattctatatataaatgtataggtaaataatatctttttcaagatattacatatttccgaaaGGTCAAGCTCGGTGCagcatcccattcgcaaacgcggcggctcgaggacttttgaccactaccattattcgtgaaggcctttgaaaaatatttcgtttatatgtttaatttcaaagtcttggtaaacaatgtcgtttggtttgatcattccgagtaagaatgccgtggtaatagcacctttgcgatattttttctccTTCATATCACACTCTAAGTTTAACACGTATTTGTCAATCAACCTAAGTTGATCCCGTTTTTTAACGTTCACCCACTGTTTCATTGACTCTTTAATGGTTGCTTCCATCTTTTCAAACTCATCGTTTTTAGTCCAGTGCATTTTATTAAGTTCATCATGCAGTTGGACGctgtatgtttttggtattttaaacgttttattgaattttaataagGTAGACGTTCCATCGTCTttgtcaataatcataccacattttccgaaccctagaagctccaaatacctcttattttccttatcagtttcacgcttactacattctagaaaaaacggataaaatctcattttttatattaaggaTGCTTTAGTTAAATTAGTTTGATAAAGCATACATTTGCATATATTGAATACCAATTTCCTCATCAGGTGCACCTGAGCTTATAGTAAGTCTATAAAATTTATAATCATCAATAGTTGTAGAAGGTGGAAAAGGTGGTATAGAAAAAAACGTAACAGCAGAACTAGTACCATACAGCTTATCCTTAGATTGAAGAAGAATACACCATTCTCTAGCATTTTTGCTACCTTCAAAAATCCATTTTGTAATAGTTTTATCTTTTACAGCAAATATCGCAATTCTCCAAATTCTTACTGGTTCAGGACACTCAATTGTAATCGATCCTGAACCCCGAGTAGCCCACCCATTATCAGTAAGATTGTTAAAAGCATGATATGGTTTAAAAGATTGACCAATTACTGCGCTTGAAGTAACAATAAACCCAGTTACACTAACATTTCCTTCCAAAATAGGAATATATCCactcaaacatggcacacttatgTTTTCTTTAGCTTTACTAATATGCTTATCAACATAGTGTTTAGTTGCAGCGTCTTGATCGTCTGAAGGATCcaataaattgattattttgttaGAGTTTATATTTAGTACACCTGTTAAAGCACCACCTGCTAATGGAAGATGCTTATCAACATAACTTTTAGTTGCAGCATCATGAGCATTAATAGGATCACCAACACTTCTTATTTTGTTAGAACGCATTTTTAGTTCACCAGTCATAGTATCTCCAGACTTTGAAACAGCGcgattatcaacataatttttcgttGCAGCGTCTTGAGCATTAGCAGGATCCAATACATTGATTATATTGTGagaatccatattaatatttgcGTCAGCGGCATTTTTACCATCTCGCCTTATGAACGTATTAATGGCCTGTGATAATGTAACCCCTCCTGAAATCACTCTTGGCGACGATCCTGCGcttgttttaccaaatatgtttacagacatttttatatacacattttttttaatacaatgagtttattacatgttgtaagcttacgctctcacattgtttaagaatgtaaagacataggtgaccacaaaatacctcaccatccgtttgtactctttcgctattataatacacaggattcctTATATAGCTGACGAGTTCAACAGGCGGTGCTAACCCATAACtgtcaaagtacagtttttcatgaccgtttttgatccatgcagtccagtgtgtaccatttCCTCGCGAGTCGCATAGATTTAGAATTCCACACTCTACCTTTTTAGGGCTTTTCGGAAGTTCATCGCGAACATAGACACccctaaagtgtttaatttttaactttttagcgGCATCTATCAACTGGAAATTGGATAGAGGTTCGTTTGGTAAGACAAcggtattaaaactcattttatatagtgctatcaatgttttgttttcatttgattgtttagaTACGTTACAAGTTCAAGTGGTGGCTCTAAACTAAAAGtgtcaaagtatattttttcattacCGTTTTTGATCCATGCCGTCCAGTGTGTTCCTGGCATATTGGGATGACGTGGATAATTGTCGCGCACATACCTTACTCTAACGTTTGAGCTTTTTAGTTGCTTTGCGACGTCAATAAGTTGTGATGTGCTTGAGAACGTGCTGTATATGCGGATGTTGGGGACATCACGCCCACCCACGCtcttaaacttttttattatctTTTGATTGTCTGTGAGATTATTGCtcatcttgttttttttcttagGAGGTAATGTCCataagccattgtatgaataccgtCTTTTAGTATAATACGCTTATCATCATTTGCGCTAAGAGCTACCTTATTGACCGTTTCAGTATATATTTCATGCGCGTATGATCTGATAACGTTCATTGACCTTAGCACTTCTTGACGAGAAAACAGCGTGTTTTTATAATCGTTGTGTGTAATGGTGTTTCCGATAACGCTCTTTTTTACCCacttacactttttgttttcttttccttcatacattttacacgaaTACAGTTTAGCTCTGAGTCCTACAAATGcctctatttgttttccagctgcctcatctttgaacattccgagaacctttttgttcacacccgttttaattccggaggggtgatcttttggatactcactcgtatcaaacagtctttcaacatcgtttgaaatgtctgcataaaaatctttagttttaatttcgtagacaagactgtctgtgtccgtaaacaatagctttgccttttgtccatatttagccttgatgtaattatagtgaaactcatacattattgtcttgcttaagtctagaatagacattccaagataaatggatttgttataacataacttggtttttctcatatgtacagctattaaattttcatcaaatatagtcAAGCGGTCGAAATTAACCTTTGCAAGGAGCTTTTCCGCCTGTGTAATATTATtaaccaatcggatatcaacacgattctcgatgttctccattgtttttccaaacacactgttgttcatcaacttgaagaagtctttttcaaagttgttagttgcagctgttcgcaattcagtgttcaagtcaatatatgtttttaaccaagGGCTTTCATCAAACTTAATTCCTCTGTGAATGTTGGTAACTCTGAGCCCTAGCTTTTCGTACTGCtgcaagttttcataatgtactacatacttggttttgttgttcaagtttggaataagctttttaacttttgatccctcaggtataatgttttcaggggctaatggatagtcattatgaagatcatgtaattcatcaggatattccaagtcaacttctaaaatacacccctgtccttctgtgcatgaaatgtttttccaatcgttaagctcattttcattcatccacttaaaccccccggttggaagtggcttactcatcgcgcacccgtagagattgttagcatccagataaatgataaacgacgagtctttgctttcatcataatcatcactcatatacttattgtttccaataccaagacgcgttgaacttgtactaaccccacctcgaataccttgctttaacattagcaacacgtcattatcgtttataagctcaagttttacctttgtcaacttaagacacgcatccatagatagtcctggcgctgtataataccatgctggatctagtttatagtatttattgctagcatctctgaagttttcgaaaacgtcggctagcagcaagacatcactctttatgtagagttcaaggtagtctcttattgttttacagccaaaagccttccatactttgtttgcaaattcataatcatcattacaaaTAGCCTTACCCGTGAGCTTTGAGTAGAATGCTTCCTTTGGGGGCAATGACGTTTCTGCGAGTTTTTCAACAGAGCTCACATAATCATATGGAAAGATgcccttttgtttcaagagtgtaaactcattACCGCTATAGACCTTAGCCAATTCACGAAACTGATCATCGGTAAGATTTCCTAATAAAGCATCCAAACTCGATTGCATAAACCTATAGGTATCGATAAACCTAATATCACGATAAATAGGCTTTTCCtgtccttttttgtttgtatacgtgtcaaCAACAAACTTCTTACAGAACGAAATATACTTTTCCTCGTTATTTGGAATGCAGCTAATTTGTCCTCcaatacttaactttttaataaatagatgacagtcatatccagaaagattgtgtagtaatacaggaataaatttagggattttataccctaaattacactttgaatgtgccGCTCCTAAAAACTTTCCAGTCAAGTGACAATGATCGCGAACCTTTGTATAGCTATCAGTGTTGCCTTCTAATCTAAACTCGCCTTCATCACCTTCGCATATATGACATGTGGTCGCAGCATCGTATTCAGCTTGATCATCTTTTGTGAATATCATTTCCttggaaaatttaaatgtgttgtaaatatccttagtggtttgttcaacagagttaacaaataattgcgcgacatcatctgtttgattcttagctgaATACACAACAGGCTCTCGACTATACAATGAGCCATCAGAGCATACCACGTGATAGCAAAACGCGCTAGGCGTATGCTTCTGGAACTTGTGTGTAAACGACGTCGCAGGATTCGGATTACAAGAACTTATAGGCTCGATAAACGATTCGAAGTCTGCATATATTACAAACGGAACCCCCATTGATCTACAGTAATGCTTGAAATACTCTGTGGTTCCCTCTGCTGGCATCACTATTTTCTGTGTGctgtgtaatgaacaatattcattgtgtctttgaagaccctcaactgttcgatgacctgttaagcaccttttacaataatacattttattgtgaccGGTTTCAGTTCGTCCCGaagctaatttgttaaaatttttaatcaagcaataatgttttgtttttccatttgaaatcatcaataaatcaatagccttttcactttcgtttttacttattattagtgGGTAAATATCCttttctttagaatcataaccgaatatattgatgctcaagttgttgcttatttcaaatttacttattacattttcatCCACTGCAACTGGAAATTTAATACCATCCAAATTTAACGACTTTGCGTGTTCCTTTAATTGTTCGGTTATTCTTTCGGAATgttttacaataggatttaatgctctcgtgacgcaccacttgaaacattcgtcatcttcattctttatgttaataattgcctttttagcagccaactctttcggcaatggaatgtatgatttaccttttaacggcttatacgtaccggtgttaatttccagtctaatgacggactttagcctccaattgcttcccttcatttgaaaatttgcaaacgattccaaaatcctatctgacatttgggtaaataattcagcaacatcagttccctccaatactatttcagttctcgaaacaaagggtattttttcgattacaccagtttcatgttccatagaatgccgctccatttcacacactagcactagattcatttttatttgacgatgtttgctcataaactttacaacttcaggtttaacaatatctaaaaatgttggagcatcagttttttcaaccccatcaataacatattgccttgcaaaacgtttaagtgcagttttactttctttaattactatggcactttcactaattttaatatcacgttcacttctttgctgcttcttatagtaattattataaatagattcgaCTTCTGCTTTAAACGCATCAGCCATTTTGCTTATCGCTTTCCTTAAAggctctggtgtatgtttaataatccaatcatagctattttttgcagctgtctttacaggtttaacagcccaatcatagctatttttacagcagtctttacagtctttacaggtttaacagcccaattaaataacctatttatcataGTAGGCTTTTTAGCTGGTTCAGCCCTTGCATCCTCCCtcgcattttcccatacatcattaTCCCTTGCATCCTTCCTtgcattttcccatacatcatcaTCACCCGAATCCTCATCGTTGCGTCTGCTCAGCCTCGCTATCAACTCAGCTTTTGTGAGCTTCGAATATCCGCACAGACCCTGATCTTTTGCGGCTTTCTTCAActcttttacagttttgttattcattttatatatattaaaaaatatttaggtcgattcattttttttaatgagcatgtgttttgcttataaaaacatgacctcatacctcattccatttaccacttgtccgttgtttctcttttttatattacaaccaagcgcttttattgctcggtattttgagttataggttgtttcctctccagtttcaacattcgttaatttaacaattactttaggcgaaaactgtataggtctgcctcgcggtcttttttcattaggttctggtataacaacatcttctcgtttccaatctagtccgttttcctttgcaatcaacattaactccATTATACTTTGATCAGTCGTAGCAGGAACGTCAATACTTTctagcattttaattaatactttctttgtgtacttcatttttttatataaaaaataaaaaatacttaagcTAATTTATTGTTATGCTGCAGAAGGAATAGCACGATCTAAATTAGTAAATTAACATTCCATAGTATTCCTCTTATTCTTTGGGAACCCTCACCCTCATCAGCATTATCATCaccctcctcctcatcatcatcctccacCTTATCATCATCAACAGGAAACCCTTTAGCTAACCTTTGTAGGTATGCTACATATTCTTGCTCAGCAGCCCTACGTTTCCTCACCCTTGTCATCATCCTCGTCCTCATCCATGTCTTCATCCTCGTCCTCAATCTTATTAACCTCCTCATCCTCTCGTTTGTTGGCTAGTCTTCGCGTGAATCTAGCACGGTAAAAACGTTCCCATCGCTCACGTTCCGCTGTCAAATACTGATTAATTTCCTTTTCCTCCTCGTCCCTACGTTCCCGATCCCTACGTTCCCTAAGTTCCCAGTGCAGCAGTGTCAAATATTCCTCCTTTTCAACCCTACGTTTTCGATTCATACGTTTCGTAAGATTCATATGTTCAATCATTGCTGATATAATTTTTTGCAATCGCTGCTCTGACTCTTGattcattttttatatagtatgtttttattattatttcatcactatatacatttaagatccgtcagaggtaaattttatcatttggtcggaaataacaactgcgtacgCTTCTGTTTCCGCTGGCACATTCTGGTGGAATGTTGCTTGGATTTGCATCTCTACCGATGCATATTTTAACCGCTCACTTTGTTTGCtgacatcaaacaccataatAGGAAACAGGTCTTTGAAATCCGCCGGTGTAATGTTACTCTGTGTTACCAGCGGATCCATTCCATAAAACTTTTCGCTAAATCTAGCCGCTTCATAGTAAGCTCGTGAGAACTTTTGGTTTGGAAAAGATAAGTTGTAATCAGCCTCAGGGTATCGTTGATTGTTAACAGTCACATATATGTTATTTAGATTGCAATGATCGAATATcgatgtattttttgtttgattatttctGCGATTAGTTTGGAATCCTACCAAAATGTATCGCGGTTTTTCGGTTGGTGTTCTAACACTTAGTCTCCAGTTGAACGACGTAGATTGTGGAACTGTAATACTTTCACAATGTCTAGAACTGAAAGCGACGGGTAATGTTACCTTTGCCTGAATGGATTTGTACAACTGAAACTTTTCCATATCTGCAGGTAAAATATGAGGCATAAACCATGACATTTTATCAAGGCTTACTTTACCCTCATCTTCGTCATTGTGTCTAAAGATGGCATCGTTGTCAGTTTTTCTAACAAGTGCTAGCGTATGTTTAAATCCATACACAATCTTGTCATAGTCATCGCAAAAGCCGAAAATGtgtttcagcggaacaacgaacgaAAATGTTCCCCTGGGGTTAGGCTTCTGAATAAGGTATGCCTGCCTGATTGCAAAGCCTGCGTTATCTGCAATTACAGCTGTTGCCGCCGTATCTTTAGTccaaagctgattgagtcctTGCGCTTTTGAAAAACCATCCGGATACTTTAGCATTCCAATCATGGTCGTAGCCTGTCCAGGATCATTCAACGATTCTATTTGTTGATCGGATAGCTTAAACGTAATATtagaaaacaaatgcataagcCCATTGTTTGTTAACGATACTGCGTCACCGTCTGCGTATGCATCCCCATTAGCTTTAGTTAGTCTACCTTCAAGGAGTAGGTACGATTCCGCAGGATGAACAAATACATTATACAGCCCGATATCGATAGTTATGGTACCCGGCGAATTCAAATTCGTACCATTGACAGGCTCATACGCATGAAactcatatttttcaatggattcGTCAATAGGTGCAGCTTccgtaaaatttaatatttcgttCGACATTGTTGCTATTttaattagaaaataaaataaaaagttcttaagccagacgaagaccggatcctgggttcaacctttttacaagatcttgaattgaTATTGCATTTGCCCTTGCAGTACCTCTCTTCACCCCAACGCCGGAACCCGCAATcaagttgttaatgtttgttgcTTTATTAGAACCCTTATTTACGAGAGACGCTAACGCGTCCCTCGATTCTTGCGTTATTTCGCGATTTTTTGGTGCATTATATCCATCAATCAAAGCTTTACTTTTGGCTATAGCTACATCTTTtccaacatcaatagcttttaaaccaacttcttttacaaccgattttccggcttcgatagccgttttacctatttctgttttcgatgcgctactcacttttgatgccaccgtttttgcgacatttgcagcagttttcgcagccgttgatcctaccattcgcttaaagaaatttgagacggtatcaaacattccagaaccgccgataacgtgtttttttatgtacCTTCGttttacaatcattttttaaatacgtaacattaatattttataatattctttgtctATTATCGCTTGTCTCAACAGTTCATCTGCTATGTCTATGATTTCTttttttactccagtattacCTGCATTATAACTAATTACTCGTAATGTAAGCATTTCAACGAGTCTGTTTggatcagaaggcattaacgctattccttctcctttcttcttgaataatgaacttattttgtgtgtctttttaggttttaaatatgctttatagaTTGGTTTAATAATTGTTCTGTACTTTTCTCCAGAACTTGATTTAACCTTTCCCGTGTCAGGATTCACAATAGCATTGGtgtttagtaaaattgttttgtaggagTCAATGTCTTGTGAAGTATATTTATCGAAATCAGGGTATTTCGACGTTATAAGCTCCCAAAGTCCTAGGgttccattatattttgtttctccaACAATGATATCATCTCCAGATAGTTTAACCTCTGAATCTCCAATATAAAAAGCGCCACCTTTATCATACAgtccaaatgttttatcggttaattgtttgcctgccatcgatctcaagtattcagttgctattgaacctagttctattaatgtttctttcggtCTTTTATCCTCTTCCGCTTGTATGCTTGGGTATTGAGGGAAAGTAATAGCATTAGGTGTTgtagctgctaatgctgctggcagtgcttgtatcgcacttgacgttgcttcttttaactctctttgcgaatcggtgatagaattgtaaagttttgttagttctctgtgttgatcaatgtctcctagcttttcagataaagagtcttgacgaattttatttcttaacataagaTACTTATGCACCATGGAGTCCCTTTTTTCCGGATCTGTTATCTTgaaaaacgacatttttaaatagaaataataatgtttttagacgtgatttgagacgtaatttttgacATACTTTTTGACGTGTTTTTCAACGTGATTTTTGACCTGATTCTcgacgtaatttttgacgtgatttgagacgtaatttttgacgtgattttagACGTGATTTTAAACGTAATTGTTGACGTGATTTTATACGTTATACGTTGATTGAGAGGTGTTCGTCTGTTTTTCTCTCGATTTACTAAACATGTGTTGAAACGACAAAATTGCATCTTCACGTCCTTTCGCAATAATGgactgttttgtttcctcgtctatacctactcttattttagatcttatttcttcTCTCATCTGATTGAATTTGTCTAGTTCACTTAGAATCAGTGAGTATTCTTTATCAGAATTTTGATCGTCTGCCAATGCCTttgatataagatcacttattgtGTTCAATTTTGCTTCTGCAAGTGTTTaaattttttcgtgtttttcagctttcattaatagctttttattggtttgacCTCCAATGATAGACAATAGTCCTATACCTATTGCAGCTCCCTCCATTGCTATTACAACTGGTGCCGCAATGATTGTGCTCAATACTCCTATCCCCGCCGCACCTAGCACCATTGAAGAAACAACAAGAGCGTTGTCCACTCCAGCTATAACTCTCACTGCTCTGTGATACTTTTTAGACAAGTTTGCACGCTGGTCTCTTTCAGTGgcaatttctttttgaatttcgttTATCTTTTGAAGCCTGTATGACTGAGCAGTTCCTTCAACGCTAGTCGGTTCTGGAGCCGACGGAACGGCAACTGGTGGTAAAGATGGATATAATTTAGCGTTACTTGCATACATATCGTATGGGTTACATTTAGAATCTTTatactccatttttatatttttaaagcgACTGATGTGTGACAAAGCATAAAGATTCACCTTCAACAATATCAACTGCAACGTCTGAGTTGTTTTGattgtaacaattatgtcgtcaacagattcagcaataattccatcttgtaaactacatctcttttcctttaaactttgtttgagcgataccgaacaaacaccttgaaatagccgtaaacctatttttaatttaataggaaGTGCTGCTTTCGGTTGAATAGTTAGCGATTGCTGCATCGAAATACTCCATTTACCATACAGTGGTTTTGCAGGATGTGCACGATTCTCGTGTGGCAGCCATTTAACTGACGCTGGTGTTGGTCGTTTATGCTTGTGGATAAATTTGTGAATTGGCATACTAtgtctttgcatttttatatatgtgaatattttttataaaagcatcCCTAGTATTGGAATACTGCTAAATGGTGAATTCGGTCCTAGTAGCAATCCCGATCCTGCTCGCATGTACATTCCTTTTCCAGATTTAAGATACAGCCCCTGtcctaac
Encoded proteins:
- the LOC127875385 gene encoding nucleolin-like is translated as MNRKRRVEKEEYLTLLHWELRERRDRERRDEEEKEINQYLTAERERWERFYRARFTRRLANKREDEEVNKIEDEDEDMDEDEDDDKGEETLAKGFPVDDDKVEDDDEEEGDDNADEELKKAAKDQGLCGYSKLTKAELIARLSRRNDEDSGDDDVWENARKDARDNDVWENAREDARAEPAKKPTMINRMSKHKVGGNKCSTWLTCSGKDGYMSTCLNCKLCKSGNGRQPTFGLEMSS